In Weissella tructae, the DNA window CTTTTACTTTACTGGTTAAGCAATTATGATAATTTGTGTAATTTTGTGTAATTTTTTGATTTAACTAAATATCGTGTCCGTTATCCAAAGTTTTGTAACATTCCTGTAACGTTATTTGGTTTCGTTTTTAGTGTTTTCGTAACCAAATTTCAGAGAAGCCATGACCAACGGTCTTACGCAGAATTAAGTCTGCGCGTTCACGTGTCGGTAAAATGTACTGCGTAAGATTAGGTAAATTGACACTTTCCCACACTGACTCGGCGTATTTCAATGCATCCGCACGTGGCAATTGCGCTAATTCATAGAAATAATTATCCGGATCATTAGCAACATCACTTTGTTCTAGCAGCGCTTCATAGCGATCTAGATACCAATGTGCAATCAAATCCGTCTCTGCATCTATATAGATAGAAAAATCAAAAAAGTCTGAAAGATACACTGCTGAGTCAGCATTCGGTTGTAAGGTATTAATTCCTTCTACTATTAATATAGAAGGTTTTGCAAATTCATCAAATGTATTAGGCATCACATCTGATATATCATGCGAGTATTTTGGGGATTGTAGTTGGTCGGCACCACTCTTTACTTCATCCATAAAATTCAACAACGCCTGCATATCATACGACTCAGGGAACCCTTTACGTTCCATAATACCTTCTGCAAGTAATTGGCTATTTGGCTTCAAAAATCCATCAGTTGTCATCAATGCGACTTCATCATGCCCCATCGCTTCTTGAAGTAAATACGTTAATAGTCGAGCTGTGGTTGTTTTCCCCACTGCTACCGAACCAGCAATACCTACAACAAACGGAATATCATAGCTTTGTTCATGTAAAAAGGTTGTCTGATGCGCGCGATGCGCTTGATATTCTTTGTACATGAATTGTACGTAGCGTACAAGTGGTAAATAAACGTCATGTACATCATCTAAAGAGATTTGGTCGTTAAACGCCTTGATACGTGTTAAGAATGCCGTATCAACGGTACTAGGTAATTCAGCTTGGCTCCCTGGTCCAATATGACGCCATTGTTCCTTAGGGTACGCCACATAGTTCAACAACTTCACATCAGTCATGATTATCCTCGAGTATATAAGGCTGGATCAACACGATCCAATAATGGTGTTAAGTTTTCTAGTGCTAGCACAGTCAAACGATGCATCGCACGAGAAGCAATTGTATACACTAATTGACGTTCATCATCTTGCGTGTACACCTTATCAGATGCATCCCACATAATAACTGCGTCAAATTCAAGTCCCTTAGCCAAGTACGCCGGCACAATAATTGTCCCTGGTACCAAACGTTGGTTTTCCGTACGAATAATTGTCACGTCTACTTCGTCGCGCAAAGCAGCATACACTTCTTCAGCTTCAGCCAAGTTCTTTGTAATGATAGCCGTTGTTTCTTCATCTGCGACATTACGCTTAACTTGTTCAATCGCATCAGCGGTCATCGCAGCTACTGTTGGTGCGACAACAACACGTGGTAATTCACCTTCACGGGCAAAGGCATTAATTTGCGCCCCATCAATCAAGATTTCCTTAGCAAAATCGGTAATTGGTTGTGTTGAACGGTACGTGTCTGTCAATTGAATATACGCTGACTTTTCAGGATTGAATAACGTTGCCAAATCAGCACGTAAGCTTACCGCATTTTCCTTAGTAAAGATGGCTTGATTCAAGTCACCTAACATTGTAAAGCGAGCCTTAGGGAAGCTGTACTTCAAGAACGCCAATTGGAATGGTGTATAGTCTTGAATTTCATCAATGAAGACGAAGCGAATATCACGTTCACCATGACTACCCTTAATCAAGTCAAATAGGTACATAAATGGTGTCATATCCGCCAACAACAAGTGACTTGACTTCATTTCTGTAACGGTTTCTTGAATGCCTGCTAACCAGTCTTGGGCTGTAATATCATGTTGTGCCAAATCAATCATCGTTGGTACAGCTTGTAGGAAGTGTACGAATTGCTTGTTGATATTAATGAAACGATTACGGTTAATCCCCTTGGCCAATGGCGCAAGTTCATTTGACACGATAATCTTTGCCAAGTACTTTGTTTCAGCTTCTTCTGAATCAAATTCTTTGGCTTCATCACCCAACATTGAGTCATATTCTTCCTTAGAAAGTGATTGAATAATTTGTTCGACCCAATCGGCCTTCATTTCTGTCCCAACATGACCTTGTAAGATAGCCAACAACTTTTCCTTCGTTGCTTGTAGACGATTACCTAGATGGTAATTTTCGTTAAAGCTGTAGAAAATGCTCAAAATGCGTTCTTTAGAAATCAGTTCCTTACCTTTGAACTTGATTGGACGTACTTGAATATCAGCTTGGTTCAAACCTTGGGCATAGCGTGTCATTACGTCAAAGTAATCACGTGTCCCCTTGAAGTCGTTAACGCGCTTTTGCGCTGGTGTTAAGTCTTCCTCAAAACGTTCTTGCAATGTTTCTAATTCAAAACGTGGCAAACGACGAGATGCGTATTGGTAATACGTTAATTGCACCATGTTTTGTTCACCCAATTCTGGCAAAACTTGGTCAATATAGTCGTTAAACAATTGATTTGGTGAGAACATCACAACTTGTCCAGAAGTCAGTTGTCCACGGTAACGATATAGCAAATATGCCACACGTTGCAGCACAGCAGATGTCTTTCCTGATCCAGCTGCTCCTTGCACGAACAATAGATCATCCGCAGTGTTACGAATAATCTTGTTTTGTTCTTGTTGGATTGTTGTCACGATAGATTGCATCTTAGTCGTTGAATCACCAGACAACGCAGCCAACAACATTTGGTCACCAACCGCTTCATCTGTATCGAAGATCGTCACAATTGTGCCATCTTCAATTTGGAATTGACGCTTCAAATGGACCGTTGCTTCTTGTTGTCCATCTGGTGTTGTATATGTGACTTCTCCGACACCATCATCATAGTAAATTGATGAAATTGGTGCACGCCAGTCATAGACCAAGAAATTGTCTGGTCCATCAGAAAATGACGCCAATCCAATATAAATAGGTTCTGTTGTTTCAGCTCCCTTCTCTTGCACATCAATACGTGCAAAGTAAGGGCGTTCAACCAAACGATCTAGAATTTCCGCACGACGATCGGCAGAGTTCATTGCTGCTTCTCGTTGCTCCAACATTTGTTGTTGTTGACGAACTGATGTTGCAGTTTCAAACAAACTACCATAGTTTTCTGTCTTAAAACGAACATCTTTCCAACCTGCTTCAACTTGATCATGTTGATCTGAGGCGTATTGTTGGTCTAAGCGATTTTGTACTTGTTCATCTTTAATCTTATCCAACACCATATCTAGGCGTTGTTGTTCCATTTGATAGCCTTCACTCATTGGGAGCCTCCCCGGTTTCTTTAAAAAATTAGTTATTTAATCTTACTACAATTATCGTCTAAATTCCATGTTTGTAACGTGTCATAAAGGCAACAAAAAAGTGTCCGATGATATCATCGAACACTCTCTATCTAACTTCTATTCAGCACTATCAATGTCAATCAAATCAATTTCTTCATTTTGTTCGACAACTTCTTCTTCAGCCCCGTCCTTGTTACCCAAGTAGGCATCACGAACACGGTTGTAAATTTCATCATATGTTTCTTTTTGTTCAGGATCTTCTAGCCAACGAATTGCATTCACTTTTCCTTGACCAATCTTGTTACCTTCATAGGCAAACCATGATCCAGATTTGTTAACAATATCCTTATCAACAGCCAAATCAATCATTTCACCTGTCTTAGAAATACCCTTACCAAACATGATTTCAATTTCGATTTCACGGAACGGTGCAGCCACCTTGTTCTTAGCAACCTTAATCTTTGTCAAGTTACCAACTGACTTCACATCATCCCCGTCAGCCTTAGTTGGTTCAATGCTTCCACGACGACGAACATCCAAACGAACTGATGAATAGAACTTCAACGCACGTCCACCTGGTGTTGTTTCAGGGTTACCAAACATCACACCAATCTTTTCACGCAATTGGTTAATAAAGATTGCCGTTGTCCCGGTACGCAAAATACCACCAGACATCTTACGAAGCGCTTGTGACATCATACGTGCTTGCAATCCAACAGAAGAATCTCCGATTTCTCCATCGATTTCCGCCTTTGGTGTCAAAGCCGCAACAGAGTCCACAACAACCATGTCAATTGCTCCAGAAGAAATCAATTCATCAGCAATCGCCAATCCTTGTTCCCCAGTGTCTGGTTGTGACAACAATAGTTCATCAACGTTAACACCTAAGGCACGAGCATAGGCAACATCAATCGCGTTTTCCGCGTCAATATATGCAACGATTCCACCGTTCTTTTGTGCTTCCGCAACAGCGTGCAAAGCCAATGTTGTCTTACCTGATGATTCAGGACCGTAAATTTCAATGATACGTCCCTTAGGATATCCACCAATTCCCAATGCGATATCCAACTTCAATGAACCTGTTGATGTAGATTCAACATGGGTAAACTTACTGTCTCCCATCTTCATAACAGATCCCTTACCAAAAGACTTTTCAATCTTCTTTAGCGCATCATTCAAAGCCTTTTCACGAGCCGCTTTGTCTTCGATACGTCCTTCAATCTTTTTATTTGGATTAATATTCTTCCCTGATGCCATTACGACTCACCTCGTCTTATTAACTTTAACTTAATTTATTTAAGTATACACCTAACGCCAAATCTAGCGCAACCTTTTTAGTCATTATTTTCCAATACGTCTAAGAGCCATTCTACAGCTGCATTAACCGCTGTCGTTCTCACTTCTAGACGATCACCTTGAAACGCATATTCACGACTCGTGACTTGCCCATTCAACGCTAATCCGATAAATACTGTTCCGGCAGCGTGTCCTTCAGATGGACCTGGACCAGCAACACCTGTAAAACTAACTGCCACATCTGTGTTTAATTTATTTTGGGCACCCGCTGCCATTGCTTGTGCAACTTCATGCGAGACAACACCTTTGCTTGTAATTAAATCCATTGATACATCAACCATACTTGCTTTTGTTTCGGCTGAATAGGTCACAAAACCACCCGGCAAGACTGCTGAAATTCCTGGGACGTTACCTAGTTCGCTTAAAAACATCCCCGCCGTCAACGATTCGGCGGCTGTAATAGATAGGTCTTTGGTAATTAACGTGTCACCCAATGTCTCTATTAACGTCATTTGTTTATCCACCTTTTTCAAATAAAAAAGCAAGCCGATGTCATCGACACCTGCTTGCTCATTTGGTTATTTAAATCCGTCACTAAACACGCGACGGTTTTGGTAAAAGTAATCAATTCCTGAGTAAATTGTTGCAATCAATGCGATCCACATCATGATTTGTGCAAATGGCAAACCAATCAATGCAAATCCAATGTTATGCAACAAGAAGAAGATAATCGCAATCATTTGTGATGTCGTCTTAATCTTACCTGGCATTGCAGCTGCTAGGACTTGTCCATTGTTTTCAACAATCAATGTACGTAATCCAGTAATCGCCAATTCTCGAATCACAATAATTGACACGACCCATGCCGCAACCCAATCAAATTGTACGAAGAAAATCAAAGCAGTCATCACCAACAACTTGTCTGCAAGTGGGTCCGCGAATTTCCCAAAATTTGTGACGAGGTTTTCACGACGTGCAATTTGCCCATCCAGAAAATCTGTTAATGATGCAATGATAAAGACAATCGCCGCAACCAAGTGTACAACGGGCATTGTAGCACCCAAGATTGTGACCATTCCCCAATCCAATGGCAACGTCAACAACAGCATGAATACTGGGATTAGCACAATTCGGAAAACAGTTAATTTATTTGGTAAATTCATCTTAAACCTCTTTTTAACGCTTAAAGTTCAATGCAGAACGCCAAACCATTACATTTCCGTTCTTCAATGGCAAATCAGTTCCATCCAACTTCGTTGTCAACATTGTGGCATTTCCAATTTGCATTGTAACACCAGTCATAGTCGTTGGAATTTCCAAAGATTGTGATGTACCACTCTTCAATGTATCGTTCATCAAAACAGTTCCATCAGTGCCTGTTACTTGTAGCCATACATCACCCTTTGCTTCCACCTTCAATGTTGAAGGCTTGTCCTTAGGTACTTGTACGTCGTTATAAGTAACTCCAGCTGCATCAACGATTGGTGTTCCTAGCTTTACTGATTCTTCCTTCTTGCTTGAAGATGATGCAGAAGATTCCTTCTTGCTTTCGCTCTTAGCTGATTCGCTTGAGCTTTCAGCTGGCTTAGAAACAGATGATGTTGTCACTGAAACAGCCTTCTTGTCTGGCGTGTTTGTTGATCCTGTAAAAGCAACAACTAATGCCCAGATAACACCCAGGATTGTCACAATCGCAATACCAATCAAAACCTTTGGCATAACACGACGTGTCTTTTCAGCGGCACCTTCTTCAGCATGGTGCATACCTGCACGTGTCACATGATCCTTATCAACGCGAGCACCGGCTAGTGTTGCTTCTGTTTCTGATGGCGTTGCAGCTACCAAATCATGTTCAGCAACAAATGCATCAACATCTAGATCAAGCGCATTTGCAAATTGACGTACAAACGCACGTTCGTAAAATGTACCTGGTAATTGTTCGAATTGCCCATTTTCAATTGCTTGCAAATACCGTGTTTGAATTCTTGTCTTTTGTTGAATTTCGTCTAATGACATTCCCTTATCAAGACGGACCTTTTGAAGGTCTTGCCCAATTTGCTTATTGCGTTCTTCGTTCATCACATTCACCCTACTCGCCAATTTATAGTTATTTGCCAATCATAGCATTTTTTATGCTATTTTTCAATTCTCAATTTGCATGTGCAATGATTTCAACCATCGTGTTTTGAGGCCCTTTTTCAAGGATTTCCGCCACGTCTGAAATCGTCAATTCACGTAAAATTTGGATGTCATCGGCAATCGTACTTTCAGCGAAAGTTTGTCCTTCAAAATGAGTAACAACTCCCTCTAAAAAGTTCAATCGTTGAATCGCACGACTCAATGCATCCATTTTTGCATACTGAAACGCATCTGTTAGTGCCGCAAATTGTTCTGGCAAGTTACCTAACACAGATTTAATTTGCGTCACAAACTCAGGCACATCCCCAGTGTCACCCACAACACTAATAAAGGCAAAACCACGTTCCCATTCCATATCGACGGCAAAATTATCATCAATCAGTCCGTCGTTATACCAATCCATGTATGTTGGTGAAAATTCACCAAATACGAGGTCTAGCGCTAAACTAACAGCCAAAATTTCACGCAATGCGTCCTTACCTGTTGCAAGGTTACCACCATTATCCCACCGCATTCCTAACGCAACCTTATTTCTGTTCGTTGGAATGTCAATTAATAATGGACGTTCGTCACTAGGGCGATAACTAATTGGCAAGCGCGTCGCTTGCTTTTGCTTTGGTCGTTGTCCAGCTAATGATGCCGCAATGGTTGCTTTCGTTTGTGCCACATCAAACGCGCCAGCAATGTAAATATCCATATTTTCTGGTTGATAAAATGCGTTAAAAGCTAACTCTAAATCTTGTACTGTGATTGCCGTCAACGAGTCATGATCCCCCACAATCTCATCAGCTAACGCATCTTGCGGATACAATTGGGCCATTAACCCTCGGTATAATTGCCCGTCTGGATCATCTGCATATTGATCAGCTTCTTGCATGATAATCTGTGCTTCACGTGCCACATCTTCTTCTGTTAAAAACACTTCTTGTGTAAATGTTAATAATTCTGTCAAAGCGTCTTGATTGTTCGCCAAACTATTAAAGTAGTAAGTTGTGCGCGCTTGACTCGTAAAAGCATTCGTATCCGCTCCTAACGCACTCAACTTAGTAAATGCATCATGATCGGCTTGTTTAAAGATACGATGTTCCAAAAAATGAGCGATACCAGCAGGTTGATGTATGTCTTCATTTTCCCACGTAAAATCACGGTCACGTGCCCCAAAATCTACCGTAATCATCGCAGCCATTTGATGATAGTTCTGACGTGGTTCTAAATGCACACGCAAGCCATTAGGGAGTGTGTATACAATTTCTTCTGGACTAAATTTCTTCACTGGATTCATGTGAGGCTCCAATCGCTGTGTAATCTACGGCTAGTGTCATTTTACGTGCTGCCTGACGCACATCTTCTACGGTAACGCGGTCCAATTTTTCTCGCCATTCTACTTGTGTTAAATGACGATTTGATAATGTTTGATCGAATGCACGATCAGTCAATTGACTCTGACTATCTAACCCTGTCAAATAACTTGTCAGCATCAATTTTTTAATCGTTGCTAATTCATCTTCTGACACTAATTCTTCTTGCAAACGGGTCAATTCTGCCATAATCGCATCTTTTGCTTCCGCAAGACGATGTTGATCAACTCCAGCGGTAACGGTCACTGTACGATTGTAGTAATTGAAGTCTGATGACACTGTATAGGCCAAGCCTTGGACTTCGCGGACCTGATTAAATAGGCGTGATACTGCCACGCCACCAAAAATGTCATCAAAAGCGTATGCTGAAAAACGTTCTTCATCAGAGACATTTAATTGATAAATTTGGACAATTTGTGTTTGATTAGCATCCGTTGTGACCATTGCTGTTTTCGCATTTTCTGGCGTAGCTTGTTCATAATAAGGTGATACAGCACAATCACGGTCAGTTAATCCAAGCAAATCACATGCTTGCTTTAAATCTTCTTCTTGTACATCACCTAAGACAATAATATCCACGCGATTATGCGCCAAGCTATCCGCCCATGTTTGCCATGCACGTAATCCTGTACTACTTTCAACTAATTCAGATGAGCCATAGGCCGGTAATGCCATAGCTTGGTCATCATAGTACATGTCAAGGGCATTGCGACGAGCAACGTAGGGACGATCATCTTCTAGCCCTGCCAATTCATCCAAGATATTATCTTGTTGACGATTAAAGATTGTCTGATCGAATCCTTCTGCATCAGTACCTAATGGTTCGTTCAACATATCTGCTAAAAAGGCGAACCCTTCCGGCAACAATGTCTTTTGTGGTTCTGTGAACACGTCATGAACCAGATTCAAGCGAACACGTAGCGTATGTACCTGACCATTTTTAACGGTCTCCACGCCAAAAGCTGCCCCATACATTTCACTTAACTTACGTGCTAAGTCAGTTTGGCTAGGATATTTTTTCGCGCTGTTTTCTAACATATTCGCGATCAGAATACGATCACCCATACGTTCTTGATTTAACGGTTCTGAAAAATTCACTTCAATACGCGTGGTAGCAAATTGTGTCGTGGGGATGATATGTAAATACACATCTTGAGCTAATGAAATTGTTTTAACCACAGTTAGCACTCCTTTTTATTTTTCTTCAAACAAAAAAGCACGTTACCGCGCCTTCAGTGTTTAATATTTATGTTTTTTAATTTATAGGATAGGTGACAATAAACGTGAAAACGTTTGTTTAAAGCTCATCCATTTTGATTGTGCTAAGAAATCTTCTTCTGTTAATGGCTTGGCATGTACTAAGTCAGCTTCAAAAATTGCTTCTAATTGTTCCGCAATTTTTTCATTATACATGAAAGCATTCGCTTCAAAATTCAAACTAAATGAACGCATATCCATATTTGCTGAACCTACTGATGATACCACACCATCCACGGTCACAACTTTAGCATGTAAGAAGCCATTTTCATAGGTATACACTTCAGCCCCAGCTTCCAGCATTTCACGTGCATAATATTGCGTTGCACGATAGACAAAAGGATGATCTGGCTTATTTGGAATCATCAAACGAACACGGACACCAGACATTGCCACAATCTGCAATAAGTCTAACACACCTTGATCAGGAATGAAGTACGGTGTTTGAATCGTAATTGAACGTTTGGCACCGGCCATCGCACGCATATATCCTTGCTTGATTTGTTGAATATCTTGATCAGGTCCAGAACTAACAATTTGAAT includes these proteins:
- the coaA gene encoding type I pantothenate kinase; this translates as MTDVKLLNYVAYPKEQWRHIGPGSQAELPSTVDTAFLTRIKAFNDQISLDDVHDVYLPLVRYVQFMYKEYQAHRAHQTTFLHEQSYDIPFVVGIAGSVAVGKTTTARLLTYLLQEAMGHDEVALMTTDGFLKPNSQLLAEGIMERKGFPESYDMQALLNFMDEVKSGADQLQSPKYSHDISDVMPNTFDEFAKPSILIVEGINTLQPNADSAVYLSDFFDFSIYIDAETDLIAHWYLDRYEALLEQSDVANDPDNYFYELAQLPRADALKYAESVWESVNLPNLTQYILPTRERADLILRKTVGHGFSEIWLRKH
- the helD gene encoding RNA polymerase recycling motor HelD — its product is MSEGYQMEQQRLDMVLDKIKDEQVQNRLDQQYASDQHDQVEAGWKDVRFKTENYGSLFETATSVRQQQQMLEQREAAMNSADRRAEILDRLVERPYFARIDVQEKGAETTEPIYIGLASFSDGPDNFLVYDWRAPISSIYYDDGVGEVTYTTPDGQQEATVHLKRQFQIEDGTIVTIFDTDEAVGDQMLLAALSGDSTTKMQSIVTTIQQEQNKIIRNTADDLLFVQGAAGSGKTSAVLQRVAYLLYRYRGQLTSGQVVMFSPNQLFNDYIDQVLPELGEQNMVQLTYYQYASRRLPRFELETLQERFEEDLTPAQKRVNDFKGTRDYFDVMTRYAQGLNQADIQVRPIKFKGKELISKERILSIFYSFNENYHLGNRLQATKEKLLAILQGHVGTEMKADWVEQIIQSLSKEEYDSMLGDEAKEFDSEEAETKYLAKIIVSNELAPLAKGINRNRFININKQFVHFLQAVPTMIDLAQHDITAQDWLAGIQETVTEMKSSHLLLADMTPFMYLFDLIKGSHGERDIRFVFIDEIQDYTPFQLAFLKYSFPKARFTMLGDLNQAIFTKENAVSLRADLATLFNPEKSAYIQLTDTYRSTQPITDFAKEILIDGAQINAFAREGELPRVVVAPTVAAMTADAIEQVKRNVADEETTAIITKNLAEAEEVYAALRDEVDVTIIRTENQRLVPGTIIVPAYLAKGLEFDAVIMWDASDKVYTQDDERQLVYTIASRAMHRLTVLALENLTPLLDRVDPALYTRG
- the recA gene encoding recombinase RecA, which gives rise to MASGKNINPNKKIEGRIEDKAAREKALNDALKKIEKSFGKGSVMKMGDSKFTHVESTSTGSLKLDIALGIGGYPKGRIIEIYGPESSGKTTLALHAVAEAQKNGGIVAYIDAENAIDVAYARALGVNVDELLLSQPDTGEQGLAIADELISSGAIDMVVVDSVAALTPKAEIDGEIGDSSVGLQARMMSQALRKMSGGILRTGTTAIFINQLREKIGVMFGNPETTPGGRALKFYSSVRLDVRRRGSIEPTKADGDDVKSVGNLTKIKVAKNKVAAPFREIEIEIMFGKGISKTGEMIDLAVDKDIVNKSGSWFAYEGNKIGQGKVNAIRWLEDPEQKETYDEIYNRVRDAYLGNKDGAEEEVVEQNEEIDLIDIDSAE
- a CDS encoding nicotinamide-nucleotide amidohydrolase family protein, yielding MTLIETLGDTLITKDLSITAAESLTAGMFLSELGNVPGISAVLPGGFVTYSAETKASMVDVSMDLITSKGVVSHEVAQAMAAGAQNKLNTDVAVSFTGVAGPGPSEGHAAGTVFIGLALNGQVTSREYAFQGDRLEVRTTAVNAAVEWLLDVLENND
- the pgsA gene encoding CDP-diacylglycerol--glycerol-3-phosphate 3-phosphatidyltransferase, translating into MNLPNKLTVFRIVLIPVFMLLLTLPLDWGMVTILGATMPVVHLVAAIVFIIASLTDFLDGQIARRENLVTNFGKFADPLADKLLVMTALIFFVQFDWVAAWVVSIIVIRELAITGLRTLIVENNGQVLAAAMPGKIKTTSQMIAIIFFLLHNIGFALIGLPFAQIMMWIALIATIYSGIDYFYQNRRVFSDGFK
- a CDS encoding helix-turn-helix domain-containing protein is translated as MNEERNKQIGQDLQKVRLDKGMSLDEIQQKTRIQTRYLQAIENGQFEQLPGTFYERAFVRQFANALDLDVDAFVAEHDLVAATPSETEATLAGARVDKDHVTRAGMHHAEEGAAEKTRRVMPKVLIGIAIVTILGVIWALVVAFTGSTNTPDKKAVSVTTSSVSKPAESSSESAKSESKKESSASSSSKKEESVKLGTPIVDAAGVTYNDVQVPKDKPSTLKVEAKGDVWLQVTGTDGTVLMNDTLKSGTSQSLEIPTTMTGVTMQIGNATMLTTKLDGTDLPLKNGNVMVWRSALNFKR
- the yfmH gene encoding EF-P 5-aminopentanol modification-associated protein YfmH, translating into MNPVKKFSPEEIVYTLPNGLRVHLEPRQNYHQMAAMITVDFGARDRDFTWENEDIHQPAGIAHFLEHRIFKQADHDAFTKLSALGADTNAFTSQARTTYYFNSLANNQDALTELLTFTQEVFLTEEDVAREAQIIMQEADQYADDPDGQLYRGLMAQLYPQDALADEIVGDHDSLTAITVQDLELAFNAFYQPENMDIYIAGAFDVAQTKATIAASLAGQRPKQKQATRLPISYRPSDERPLLIDIPTNRNKVALGMRWDNGGNLATGKDALREILAVSLALDLVFGEFSPTYMDWYNDGLIDDNFAVDMEWERGFAFISVVGDTGDVPEFVTQIKSVLGNLPEQFAALTDAFQYAKMDALSRAIQRLNFLEGVVTHFEGQTFAESTIADDIQILRELTISDVAEILEKGPQNTMVEIIAHAN
- the yfmF gene encoding EF-P 5-aminopentanol modification-associated protein YfmF, which translates into the protein MVKTISLAQDVYLHIIPTTQFATTRIEVNFSEPLNQERMGDRILIANMLENSAKKYPSQTDLARKLSEMYGAAFGVETVKNGQVHTLRVRLNLVHDVFTEPQKTLLPEGFAFLADMLNEPLGTDAEGFDQTIFNRQQDNILDELAGLEDDRPYVARRNALDMYYDDQAMALPAYGSSELVESSTGLRAWQTWADSLAHNRVDIIVLGDVQEEDLKQACDLLGLTDRDCAVSPYYEQATPENAKTAMVTTDANQTQIVQIYQLNVSDEERFSAYAFDDIFGGVAVSRLFNQVREVQGLAYTVSSDFNYYNRTVTVTAGVDQHRLAEAKDAIMAELTRLQEELVSEDELATIKKLMLTSYLTGLDSQSQLTDRAFDQTLSNRHLTQVEWREKLDRVTVEDVRQAARKMTLAVDYTAIGASHESSEEI